One Actinosynnema pretiosum DNA segment encodes these proteins:
- a CDS encoding DUF5319 domain-containing protein produces the protein MVVPHDALPPDPFAGDPEDPARSLGDPAEEHDHPPMDDAERAELVGDLSDLAVYQALLEPKGVRGIVVDCGECDEPHYHDWALLRSSLEQLLADGRMRPHEPAYDPDPADYVSWEYCRGYADGATASESAR, from the coding sequence GTGGTCGTGCCGCACGACGCTTTGCCACCAGACCCGTTCGCGGGAGACCCGGAGGACCCGGCGCGGTCCCTGGGCGACCCGGCCGAGGAGCACGACCACCCGCCGATGGACGACGCCGAGCGCGCCGAGCTGGTGGGCGACCTGAGCGACCTCGCGGTCTACCAGGCGCTGCTCGAACCCAAGGGGGTGCGCGGCATCGTGGTCGACTGCGGCGAGTGCGACGAGCCGCACTACCACGACTGGGCGCTGCTGCGGTCGAGCCTGGAGCAGCTGCTGGCGGACGGCCGGATGCGCCCGCACGAGCCCGCCTACGACCCGGACCCGGCGGACTACGTGAGCTGGGAGTACTGCCGCGGGTACGCCGACGGGGCGACCGCGTCGGAGAGCGCCCGCTGA
- the guaB gene encoding IMP dehydrogenase translates to MTSELNADGVPSKFAMLGLTFDDVLLLPAQSEIVPSGVDTSTRLSRNIVLRVPLASAAMDTVTEGRMAIAMARQGGIGVLHRNLSVEEQARQVETVKRSEAGMVSDPVTCSPGDTIKHVDDLCARYRISGVPVTDEAGKLVGIITNRDIRFEVDYSRKVAEVMTKGPLITAQVGVSAEAALGLLRRHKIEKLPIVDGDNKLRGLITVKDFVKTEQYPNASKDPDGRLLCAAAVGVGEDSFTRAMALADAGVDAIMVDTAHGHQRNVLEMVARIKKEVGEAVDIVGGNVATRAGAQALVDAGADGVKVGVGPGSICTTRVVAGVGVPQITAIYEASLACRPAGVPVIGDGGIQYSGDIAKAIAAGASAVMLGSLLAGTAESPGELVLVNGKQFKTYRGMGSLAALRGRGEGKSYSKDRYFQDDVLSEDKLVPEGIEGRTPFRGPLSQVVHQLAGGLRAAMGYTGSQSIPQLQDAQLVRITAAGLKESHPHDITMTVEAPNYTTR, encoded by the coding sequence ATGACCAGCGAGCTGAACGCTGACGGTGTCCCGAGCAAGTTCGCCATGCTGGGACTGACCTTCGACGACGTACTGCTGCTGCCCGCCCAGTCGGAGATCGTGCCGAGCGGGGTCGACACCAGCACCCGTCTGTCGAGGAACATCGTCCTTCGCGTGCCACTGGCCTCCGCGGCCATGGACACCGTCACCGAGGGCCGCATGGCCATCGCGATGGCCCGGCAGGGCGGCATCGGCGTGCTGCACCGCAACCTCTCCGTCGAGGAGCAGGCCCGGCAGGTCGAGACCGTGAAGCGCTCCGAGGCGGGCATGGTCAGCGACCCGGTGACCTGCTCCCCCGGCGACACGATCAAGCACGTCGACGACCTGTGCGCCCGCTACCGCATCTCCGGCGTCCCGGTCACGGACGAGGCGGGCAAGCTCGTCGGCATCATCACCAACCGGGACATCCGGTTCGAGGTCGACTACAGCCGCAAGGTCGCCGAGGTCATGACCAAGGGCCCGCTGATCACCGCCCAGGTGGGCGTGTCGGCCGAGGCCGCGCTGGGCCTGCTGCGCCGCCACAAGATCGAGAAGCTGCCGATCGTCGACGGCGACAACAAGCTGCGCGGGCTCATCACGGTCAAGGACTTCGTCAAGACCGAGCAGTACCCGAACGCCTCCAAGGACCCCGACGGCAGGCTGCTGTGCGCCGCCGCCGTGGGCGTCGGCGAGGACAGCTTCACCCGCGCGATGGCCCTGGCCGACGCGGGCGTCGATGCGATCATGGTCGACACCGCGCACGGCCACCAGCGCAACGTGCTGGAGATGGTCGCGCGGATCAAGAAGGAGGTCGGCGAGGCGGTCGACATCGTCGGCGGCAACGTCGCCACCCGCGCGGGCGCGCAGGCGCTGGTCGACGCGGGCGCGGACGGCGTGAAGGTCGGCGTCGGCCCCGGCTCCATCTGCACCACCCGCGTCGTCGCGGGCGTGGGCGTGCCGCAGATCACCGCCATCTACGAGGCGTCGCTGGCGTGCCGCCCGGCGGGCGTCCCGGTCATCGGCGACGGCGGCATCCAGTACTCCGGCGACATCGCCAAGGCCATCGCGGCGGGCGCCAGCGCGGTCATGCTCGGCAGCCTGCTCGCGGGCACCGCCGAGTCGCCCGGCGAGCTCGTGCTGGTCAACGGCAAGCAGTTCAAGACCTACCGGGGCATGGGCTCGCTGGCCGCGCTGCGCGGTCGCGGCGAGGGCAAGTCCTACTCGAAGGACCGGTACTTCCAGGACGACGTGCTGTCCGAGGACAAGCTCGTCCCCGAGGGCATCGAGGGCCGGACCCCCTTCCGGGGCCCGCTGTCGCAGGTGGTGCACCAGCTCGCGGGCGGTCTGCGGGCGGCGATGGGCTACACCGGCTCCCAGTCGATCCCGCAGCTGCAGGACGCGCAGCTGGTGCGGATCACGGCGGCCGGGCTCAAGGAGAGCCACCCGCACGACATCACCATGACCGTCGAAGCCCCGAACTACACCACCCGCTGA
- a CDS encoding GuaB3 family IMP dehydrogenase-related protein has product MRDLVEIGMGRTARRAYELDDIEIIPSRRTRSSKDVSTAWQIDAYRFEIPLITHPTDAIVSPGTAVAVGELGGLGVLNAEGLWARHADVDEALFRLVQSVEDTDDPAAPVKVLQELHAAPVRMDLVAQAIKQVRDSGVTVAVRVSPQHAAEFTPDLLAAGVEILVVQGTIISAEHVSRDGEPLNLKSFIADLDIPVIAGGVGDYRTAMHLMRTGAAGVIVGYGYTPGVTTSDSVLGIGVPMATAIADAAAARRDYLDETGGRYVHVIADGGVLTSGDVAKSIACGADAVMLGEPLAGAAEAPGQGLYWTAASAHPSVPRSHVSTGVDQVVDLRSLLFGPSVDPRGVTNLFGALRRAMAKTGYSDLKEFQKVGLTIRG; this is encoded by the coding sequence GTGCGCGATCTGGTCGAGATCGGCATGGGCAGGACCGCCCGGCGGGCCTACGAGCTGGACGACATCGAGATCATCCCGTCCCGGCGGACCAGGTCCTCCAAGGACGTCTCGACGGCGTGGCAGATCGACGCCTACCGGTTCGAGATCCCCCTGATCACCCACCCCACCGACGCCATCGTGTCGCCCGGCACGGCTGTCGCGGTCGGGGAGCTGGGCGGTCTGGGCGTGCTCAACGCCGAGGGCCTGTGGGCCCGGCACGCCGACGTGGACGAGGCGCTGTTCCGCCTGGTCCAGTCGGTGGAGGACACCGACGACCCGGCCGCGCCGGTGAAGGTGCTCCAGGAGCTGCACGCCGCCCCGGTGCGGATGGACCTGGTCGCCCAGGCGATCAAGCAGGTGCGCGACTCCGGCGTCACGGTCGCGGTCCGGGTCAGCCCGCAGCACGCGGCCGAGTTCACCCCGGACCTGCTGGCCGCGGGCGTGGAGATCCTGGTCGTGCAGGGCACGATCATCTCCGCCGAGCACGTGTCGCGCGATGGTGAGCCGCTGAACCTGAAGTCGTTCATCGCGGACCTGGACATCCCGGTCATCGCGGGCGGCGTCGGCGACTACCGGACCGCGATGCACCTCATGCGCACCGGCGCGGCGGGCGTCATCGTCGGGTACGGGTACACGCCGGGCGTCACCACCAGCGACTCGGTGCTGGGCATCGGCGTGCCGATGGCGACCGCCATCGCCGACGCCGCCGCGGCTCGGCGGGACTACCTGGACGAGACCGGTGGCCGGTACGTGCACGTCATCGCCGACGGCGGGGTGCTGACCAGCGGCGACGTGGCCAAGTCGATCGCCTGCGGCGCGGACGCGGTCATGCTGGGCGAGCCCCTCGCGGGCGCCGCCGAGGCTCCGGGGCAGGGGCTGTACTGGACGGCGGCCTCCGCGCACCCGTCGGTGCCGCGCAGCCACGTGTCGACCGGGGTCGACCAGGTGGTGGACCTGCGGAGCCTGCTGTTCGGGCCGTCGGTCGACCCGCGCGGCGTGACGAACCTGTTCGGGGCGCTGCGCCGGGCGATGGCGAAGACCGGGTACTCGGACCTCAAGGAGTTCCAGAAGGTCGGGCTGACCATCCGGGGGTAG
- a CDS encoding anti-sigma-D factor RsdA translates to MADQHEKGNGEVVRGQDERTPLTPDDPVVEPGDDLAGIRADDALLDALGGRDGDRPDSLVDDELNALLMAWRDEVDSSPVGELVDTDTAVATIAAARPSPPSRHRFLIPLASAAAIVAIAFTGVSLVARDALPGDSLWGLTRVLYSDHAKSVEAAVTVKSDLDTARAALRLGNLVDARAALANAGAHLPSILASDGKEELVQTHSSLMDRLTSTGPAPSSSSAVVPPNPGTTAQAPTSTPDPLPTTQPVTSSTPSPPPSSSTTTEPPSPSGETQPAPPPASDPNGGNATSSERNGEQSPAKEQATP, encoded by the coding sequence GTGGCCGACCAGCACGAGAAGGGCAACGGAGAAGTCGTGCGCGGACAGGACGAGAGAACCCCGCTCACCCCTGACGATCCGGTGGTCGAACCGGGCGACGACCTGGCAGGCATCCGAGCCGACGACGCGCTCCTCGACGCGCTCGGCGGGCGGGACGGCGATCGGCCGGACTCGCTCGTCGACGACGAGTTGAACGCGCTGCTCATGGCCTGGCGGGACGAGGTCGACAGCAGTCCGGTGGGTGAGCTCGTGGACACCGACACAGCCGTGGCGACGATCGCCGCCGCGCGACCCTCCCCGCCGAGCAGGCACCGCTTCCTGATCCCGCTGGCCAGCGCCGCGGCGATCGTGGCGATCGCCTTCACCGGGGTCAGCCTGGTCGCCCGCGACGCGCTCCCCGGCGACTCCCTCTGGGGCCTGACCAGGGTCCTGTACTCCGATCACGCGAAGTCCGTCGAGGCCGCCGTGACCGTGAAGTCCGACCTGGACACCGCCCGCGCCGCGCTGCGCCTGGGCAACCTGGTCGACGCCCGCGCCGCGCTCGCCAACGCGGGCGCGCACCTGCCGTCCATCCTGGCGTCCGACGGCAAGGAGGAGCTGGTCCAGACCCACTCCTCGCTCATGGACCGCCTCACCAGCACGGGCCCCGCGCCGTCGTCCTCGTCGGCCGTCGTGCCGCCGAACCCCGGCACGACCGCGCAGGCGCCGACGTCCACCCCGGACCCGCTGCCGACCACGCAGCCCGTGACGTCCAGCACACCCAGCCCGCCGCCGTCGTCCAGCACGACGACCGAGCCGCCCAGCCCGTCCGGCGAGACGCAGCCCGCCCCGCCGCCCGCGAGCGACCCGAACGGCGGCAACGCGACCTCCAGCGAGCGCAACGGGGAGCAGTCGCCCGCCAAGGAGCAGGCGACCCCGTAG